A region of Thermobifida halotolerans DNA encodes the following proteins:
- the secD gene encoding protein translocase subunit SecD, translated as MTSSPGSGARWLRALISLLIMAGAFAAGWFMKPTLGLDLSGGTQIILETRDADDGTEATAENTDRVVEVLRNRIDSLGVSEATLSRSGENRIIVELPGVQDPTEAAEVLGQTAQLTIHPVLGMQQDAGTGGMFGDFGNAPADEANAPADGTEEAPAEDEGAEEAPAEGEGAEQAPEQPSAQPANPEDVALTLADESGAMLQLGEAALTGEQVASAEAALNELQTEWMVNVEFRGDGRDAWQELTGDAACNPSGDPKRRIAIVLDNEIISSPEVDATDVACDVGMSGGRTSITGGFDSETANELALLIEGGSLPLPVEEVQRQTVGPTLGAEAIRASFIAGLIGVALTAVYISVTYRFAGFLASIALLCYTVIAYAALVALGATLTLPGLAGFVLAIGMAIDANVLIFERAREEYQRQDKVYQANKSAGMADATEKEQDEAAAGVLTRRRRRAIPPNLLKAFTTGSQKAWSAVLDTNVTTLIAAVLLFFFASGTVQGFGVTLGLGTIASMISALLIARVLMEWAVSRSTPARRLWLVGVAALAVALVAVLSDGLSLDNPLLLVSGALGVLAVSVAVVPLIVRKFPASSGIARTSMIRRWLVATNPDLMKRSSLWLGVTAAVALVAILGLFVRSPNFGVEFTGGRSMNFSVTESLSADQAREIVADAGYPEAVVQEVEDGDISVRTGQISDGEAAQIEEALAEEGGTVQRISDEKIGPSMGDELRNKALIALIAALVLQMAYLAWRFRWSFGVSTMAALAFDIVLVVGLFAWLGKPIDGVFLAAVLSIIGFSVNDSVVVFDRVRDEWAHNPKGSFRSIANTAILHTLPRTVNSGMGGLFILAALAVFGGSSLTDFSIAMLVGLVSGMFSTVFVAVPLAIWLQRFDRTPPPHVVKERKTKQRKELRVAREKTDGAVV; from the coding sequence TTGACCAGTTCACCAGGGTCCGGAGCGCGCTGGCTGCGTGCGCTCATATCCCTGCTCATCATGGCCGGCGCGTTCGCCGCCGGCTGGTTCATGAAGCCGACGCTGGGGCTCGACCTCAGCGGCGGCACCCAGATCATCCTGGAGACCCGGGACGCCGACGACGGGACCGAGGCCACCGCCGAGAACACCGACCGGGTCGTCGAGGTGCTGCGCAACCGGATCGACTCCCTCGGTGTCAGCGAGGCGACGCTGTCCCGTTCCGGGGAGAACCGGATCATCGTCGAGCTTCCCGGTGTCCAGGACCCCACCGAGGCCGCCGAGGTGCTCGGCCAGACCGCCCAGTTGACCATCCACCCGGTGCTGGGGATGCAGCAGGACGCCGGCACGGGCGGGATGTTCGGCGACTTCGGCAACGCGCCCGCCGACGAGGCCAACGCCCCCGCCGACGGCACCGAAGAGGCCCCCGCCGAGGACGAGGGCGCCGAGGAGGCCCCCGCCGAGGGTGAGGGCGCCGAGCAGGCTCCCGAGCAGCCGTCCGCCCAGCCCGCCAACCCCGAGGACGTCGCGCTGACGCTCGCCGACGAGTCCGGCGCCATGCTGCAGCTCGGTGAGGCCGCGCTCACCGGCGAGCAGGTCGCCAGCGCCGAGGCCGCGCTCAACGAACTGCAGACCGAGTGGATGGTCAACGTCGAGTTCAGGGGCGACGGCCGCGACGCCTGGCAGGAGCTGACCGGCGACGCCGCCTGCAACCCGTCGGGCGACCCGAAGCGGCGCATCGCGATCGTGCTGGACAACGAGATCATCTCCTCGCCCGAGGTCGACGCGACCGACGTCGCCTGCGACGTGGGCATGTCCGGCGGACGCACCTCCATCACCGGTGGCTTCGACAGCGAGACCGCCAACGAACTGGCCCTGCTGATCGAGGGCGGTTCGCTGCCGCTGCCGGTCGAGGAGGTGCAGCGCCAGACGGTCGGCCCGACCCTGGGCGCCGAGGCCATCCGGGCCAGCTTCATCGCCGGTCTCATCGGTGTCGCGCTGACCGCCGTCTACATCAGCGTCACCTACCGCTTCGCGGGCTTCCTCGCCTCCATCGCGCTGCTGTGCTACACCGTCATCGCCTACGCGGCGCTGGTGGCGCTGGGGGCGACGCTCACCCTGCCCGGTCTGGCCGGTTTCGTGCTGGCCATCGGCATGGCGATCGACGCCAACGTGCTGATCTTCGAGCGGGCGCGTGAGGAGTACCAGCGGCAGGACAAGGTCTACCAGGCCAACAAGTCGGCGGGCATGGCGGACGCCACCGAGAAGGAGCAGGACGAGGCCGCGGCCGGGGTGCTGACCCGGCGTCGGCGGCGCGCGATCCCGCCGAACCTGCTCAAGGCGTTCACGACCGGTTCGCAGAAGGCGTGGAGCGCCGTTCTGGACACCAACGTCACCACGCTCATCGCGGCGGTCCTGCTGTTCTTCTTCGCGTCGGGCACCGTCCAGGGCTTCGGCGTGACGCTGGGGCTGGGCACGATCGCGTCGATGATCTCGGCGCTGCTCATCGCCCGCGTGCTGATGGAGTGGGCGGTCTCCCGGTCCACCCCGGCGCGTCGGCTGTGGCTCGTCGGTGTGGCGGCGCTGGCCGTGGCGCTGGTGGCGGTGCTGTCCGACGGCCTGAGCCTGGACAACCCGCTGCTGCTCGTGTCGGGCGCGCTGGGTGTGCTGGCGGTGTCGGTGGCGGTCGTCCCGCTGATCGTGCGGAAGTTCCCCGCCAGCAGCGGTATCGCCCGGACCAGCATGATCCGCAGGTGGCTGGTGGCGACCAACCCGGACCTGATGAAGCGCAGCTCGCTGTGGCTGGGTGTCACCGCGGCCGTCGCGCTGGTGGCGATCCTCGGCCTGTTCGTGCGTTCGCCGAACTTCGGTGTGGAGTTCACCGGCGGCCGGTCGATGAACTTCTCCGTCACCGAGTCGCTCAGCGCCGACCAGGCGCGGGAGATCGTCGCGGACGCGGGCTACCCCGAGGCGGTGGTCCAGGAGGTCGAGGACGGCGACATCTCGGTGCGCACCGGGCAGATCTCCGACGGCGAGGCCGCCCAGATCGAGGAGGCGCTCGCCGAGGAGGGCGGCACGGTCCAGCGGATCAGTGACGAGAAGATCGGCCCGAGCATGGGCGACGAGCTTCGCAACAAGGCGCTGATCGCGTTGATCGCGGCGCTGGTGCTGCAGATGGCGTATCTGGCGTGGCGGTTCCGCTGGTCCTTCGGCGTGTCCACGATGGCGGCGCTGGCCTTCGACATCGTGCTGGTGGTGGGCCTGTTCGCGTGGCTGGGCAAGCCGATCGACGGCGTGTTCCTCGCCGCGGTGCTGAGCATCATCGGTTTCTCGGTGAACGACTCGGTGGTGGTGTTCGACCGGGTGCGTGACGAGTGGGCGCACAACCCGAAGGGGTCGTTCCGCTCGATCGCGAACACGGCGATCCTGCACACGCTGCCCCGCACGGTGAACTCCGGTATGGGCGGCCTGTTCATCCTGGCCGCTCTGGCGGTGTTCGGCGGGTCCTCGCTCACCGACTTCTCGATCGCGATGCTGGTGGGCCTGGTCTCCGGCATGTTCTCCACGGTCTTCGTGGCGGTGCCGCTGGCGATCTGGTTGCAGCGGTTCGACAGGACGCCGCCGCCGCACGTGGTCAAGGAGCGCAAGACCAAGCAGCGCAAGGAGCTGCGGGTCGCCCGCGAGAAGACCGACGGCGCGGTGGTGTAG
- the rsmI gene encoding 16S rRNA (cytidine(1402)-2'-O)-methyltransferase has translation MADQPNDVRPGTLTLAGLPIGHRDDTTPRLRAALENAEIIAAEDTRRLRQFAARLGVRPGGETGARIVSYYDANERDRAEELLTDLRGGRDVLVVTDAGMPGVSDPGYRLVTACVAADVPITVIPGPSAVTTALVLSGLPTDRFCFEGFPPRKGLATYLADLADERRTMVFFESPHRVAATLAAMARAFGPDRPAALCRELTKTYEEVRRGGLAELAEWAAEHARGEITLVVRGAQRTAGARAPEDLAAAVAAYEEEGSPRKQAIQQVARERGLPKREVYDAVHRTPGD, from the coding sequence GTGGCCGACCAACCCAACGACGTGCGGCCGGGAACGCTGACCCTGGCCGGGCTGCCGATCGGACACCGCGACGACACCACACCACGGCTGCGCGCGGCCCTGGAGAACGCCGAGATCATCGCGGCCGAGGACACCCGGCGGCTGCGCCAGTTCGCCGCCAGGCTGGGCGTACGGCCCGGCGGTGAGACCGGAGCCAGGATCGTCTCCTACTACGACGCCAACGAACGCGACCGGGCCGAGGAGCTGCTCACCGACCTCAGGGGCGGCCGCGACGTGCTCGTCGTCACCGACGCGGGCATGCCCGGCGTCTCCGACCCCGGATACCGCCTGGTCACCGCGTGCGTGGCGGCCGACGTGCCGATCACCGTCATCCCCGGCCCCTCGGCGGTCACCACCGCCCTGGTGCTGTCGGGCCTGCCCACCGACCGCTTCTGCTTCGAGGGCTTCCCGCCCCGCAAAGGGCTGGCCACCTACCTCGCCGACCTCGCCGACGAACGCCGCACCATGGTCTTCTTCGAGTCCCCGCACCGGGTGGCCGCCACCCTCGCCGCCATGGCCCGCGCGTTCGGCCCCGACCGGCCCGCCGCGCTCTGCCGCGAACTCACCAAGACCTACGAGGAGGTCCGCCGCGGCGGACTCGCCGAACTCGCCGAATGGGCGGCGGAACACGCCCGCGGCGAGATCACCCTGGTCGTGCGGGGCGCGCAGAGAACGGCCGGCGCGCGCGCACCGGAGGACCTCGCCGCGGCGGTGGCCGCCTACGAGGAGGAGGGGAGTCCCCGCAAGCAGGCCATCCAACAGGTGGCCAGGGAACGCGGCCTCCCCAAACGCGAGGTCTACGACGCGGTGCACCGCACCCCCGGCGACTGA
- a CDS encoding TatD family hydrolase codes for MPSVSKSKRQRENRDRARTEPPPLPEPLRVAVPDCHTHMDMQGGDVAAIVARAASVGITPLVQVGCDLPGSRWAVRAATEHDTVWAAVALHPNEAPRIVHGVTAEEATEWDPVRPAGGEAALDEALAEIDALAAHERVRAVGETGLDHYRTGPEGRAAQERSFRAHIAIAKRHGKALMIHDRDAHDDVLRVLAEEGAPERVVFHCFSGDAEMVKVCADRGYYMSFAGNVTFASAQQLRDAAAVAPPDLLLVETDAPFLTPKPYRGRPNAPYLVPHTLRALAEVRGTAEDDLAEAVAANARRAFDLP; via the coding sequence TTGCCTTCCGTGAGCAAGAGCAAGCGCCAGCGAGAGAACCGGGACCGGGCACGCACGGAGCCGCCGCCGCTGCCCGAACCGCTGCGGGTGGCGGTGCCCGACTGCCACACCCACATGGACATGCAGGGCGGCGACGTCGCGGCGATCGTGGCCAGGGCCGCCTCGGTCGGGATCACCCCGCTCGTGCAGGTCGGCTGCGACCTGCCCGGGTCGCGGTGGGCGGTGCGGGCCGCGACCGAGCACGACACGGTGTGGGCGGCCGTGGCGCTGCACCCCAACGAGGCCCCGCGCATCGTGCACGGCGTCACGGCGGAGGAGGCCACCGAGTGGGACCCGGTGCGTCCCGCCGGGGGAGAGGCCGCCCTGGACGAGGCGCTCGCCGAGATCGACGCCCTCGCCGCCCACGAGCGGGTGCGCGCCGTCGGCGAGACCGGGCTGGACCACTACCGCACCGGCCCCGAGGGCCGGGCCGCCCAGGAGCGGTCCTTCCGGGCCCACATCGCCATCGCCAAGAGGCACGGCAAGGCGCTGATGATCCACGACCGCGACGCCCACGACGACGTGCTGCGCGTCCTCGCCGAGGAGGGCGCCCCCGAACGGGTGGTGTTCCACTGCTTCTCCGGCGACGCCGAGATGGTCAAGGTCTGCGCCGACCGCGGCTACTACATGAGCTTCGCGGGCAACGTCACCTTCGCCAGCGCCCAGCAGCTGCGCGACGCCGCCGCCGTCGCCCCGCCGGACCTGCTGCTGGTCGAGACCGACGCGCCGTTCCTCACCCCCAAGCCGTACCGGGGCCGCCCCAACGCCCCCTACCTCGTCCCGCACACCCTGCGCGCCCTGGCCGAGGTCAGGGGCACGGCCGAGGACGACCTCGCCGAGGCCGTGGCCGCCAACGCCCGCCGCGCCTTCGACCTGCCCTGA
- a CDS encoding AAA family ATPase — protein MYVAELAVSGIRGFHGARSAELRLTRPDGGHAGWTVLAGPNGAGKTTLLRALALALVGPTVGRGLVSDFRGWLSRGETDGRVRALVRPDPDWDRGSRGRDVLREPFEAELYWSDFGGARPQFLIEPDRTVLLENGPWTEEPRGWFVVGYGPFRRPDGGWPRSGRPVPVPGSVSRLADLFGADSSLAEGLRWLTGVHLGWREGFAELPGFVLSLLDDGLLPDGFRVVRLDGDGLWVARGGEEFPLGELGDGHRVVVALVADLVRHAFEVFGPGMVGEHGGSPAVVCPGVVLVDEVEAHLHAGWQRTIGDWLKRHFPRVQFVVSTHSPHICRSADPGGLIHLPGVDEDEPPRVVSEDLYERVVYGSGDDALLTELFGTDSPYSERAEEKRRRLARLESAVLRGTAVPEEVSEYERLRKTLTSSLTARVDEVAGRINRT, from the coding sequence TTGTACGTCGCAGAGCTGGCTGTCTCCGGAATCCGCGGGTTCCACGGTGCGCGCAGCGCCGAACTGCGGCTCACCCGCCCCGACGGCGGCCACGCGGGCTGGACGGTGCTGGCGGGACCCAACGGGGCGGGGAAGACGACGCTGCTGCGCGCGCTGGCGTTGGCGCTGGTCGGGCCTACGGTGGGGCGCGGCCTGGTGTCGGACTTCCGGGGCTGGCTGTCGCGGGGGGAGACGGACGGCCGGGTGCGCGCGCTGGTCCGGCCGGACCCGGACTGGGACCGCGGCTCCAGAGGGCGGGATGTGCTGCGGGAGCCGTTCGAGGCCGAACTGTACTGGAGTGACTTCGGCGGCGCCCGGCCGCAGTTCCTCATCGAACCGGACCGGACGGTCCTGCTGGAGAACGGCCCGTGGACGGAGGAGCCCCGGGGCTGGTTCGTCGTCGGCTACGGCCCGTTCCGGCGGCCGGACGGGGGATGGCCGCGGTCGGGGCGGCCGGTGCCCGTGCCGGGGTCGGTGTCCCGGCTCGCCGACCTGTTCGGCGCGGACTCCTCGCTCGCCGAGGGTCTGCGGTGGCTGACCGGCGTCCACCTGGGGTGGCGGGAGGGCTTCGCCGAACTGCCGGGGTTCGTGCTCTCGCTACTCGACGACGGCCTGCTGCCCGACGGGTTCCGGGTGGTGCGGTTGGACGGCGACGGCCTGTGGGTGGCCCGCGGCGGCGAGGAGTTCCCGCTCGGGGAGTTGGGCGACGGCCACCGCGTGGTCGTGGCGCTGGTGGCGGACCTGGTGCGGCACGCCTTCGAGGTGTTCGGCCCCGGGATGGTCGGCGAGCACGGCGGCTCCCCGGCCGTGGTCTGCCCCGGCGTGGTGCTGGTCGACGAGGTCGAGGCGCACCTGCACGCGGGCTGGCAGCGGACCATCGGCGACTGGCTGAAGCGGCACTTCCCCCGCGTCCAGTTCGTCGTGTCCACGCACAGTCCCCACATCTGCCGCAGCGCCGACCCGGGCGGCCTGATCCACCTGCCCGGCGTGGACGAGGACGAACCGCCCCGCGTGGTCTCCGAGGACCTGTACGAGCGGGTGGTCTACGGCAGCGGCGACGACGCGCTACTCACCGAACTGTTCGGGACCGACTCGCCCTACTCGGAACGTGCCGAGGAGAAGCGACGGCGGCTGGCGCGCCTGGAGTCCGCCGTGCTGCGCGGCACTGCCGTTCCCGAAGAGGTGAGCGAGTACGAGCGGTTGAGGAAGACCCTGACGAGTTCGCTCACCGCTCGGGTGGACGAGGTTGCGGGACGGATCAACCGGACCTGA
- a CDS encoding trypsin-like peptidase domain-containing protein, with translation MSVPSTVPSAPDWQLRVRTFDGDTAGAGVLVSPRHVLTCAHVVCAALGRPWEEAGTPRPAEPVALDAPRGGGAWQAAATVLDDGWFVDRSPWDAAVLLLDRPAPAAPPTLRSRGGADRPGRAVSMVGFSADEAPAGVWSHGVLIGRGGRHHEHVQFDIRSSTSARITGGFSGSGVREDPGGALVGIVCDAHQDDRGLGVSGWMIPVETVPNVWGGDVSAPPSQPLRDSPRTVHALALALAETPTVADPEARREFYRLLAPRIRRSLRVDLAPGLFASRLVGVARDHGLLHEAVAALDLLEEGSPPMRRVWEAAGPLLDRE, from the coding sequence GTGTCCGTTCCCTCCACCGTGCCCTCCGCCCCCGACTGGCAGTTGCGCGTCCGAACGTTCGACGGCGATACGGCGGGCGCCGGGGTTCTCGTCTCGCCGCGCCACGTCCTCACCTGCGCCCACGTGGTCTGCGCGGCCCTGGGAAGACCCTGGGAGGAGGCCGGTACGCCGCGCCCCGCGGAACCGGTGGCGCTGGACGCGCCCCGCGGCGGTGGCGCCTGGCAGGCCGCCGCGACGGTCCTCGACGACGGCTGGTTCGTCGACCGCTCCCCCTGGGACGCCGCGGTGCTGCTGCTCGACCGCCCGGCCCCGGCCGCCCCGCCCACGCTCCGGAGCCGCGGCGGCGCCGACCGGCCGGGGCGCGCGGTGAGCATGGTGGGCTTCTCCGCCGACGAGGCGCCCGCCGGGGTGTGGTCCCACGGGGTGCTGATCGGCCGGGGCGGGCGCCACCACGAGCACGTCCAGTTCGACATCAGGTCCTCGACGAGCGCCCGGATCACCGGCGGATTCAGCGGCAGCGGTGTCCGGGAGGACCCCGGTGGGGCGCTGGTCGGCATCGTCTGCGACGCCCACCAGGACGACAGGGGACTCGGGGTGAGCGGCTGGATGATCCCCGTCGAGACCGTTCCCAACGTGTGGGGCGGCGACGTCTCCGCTCCGCCGTCGCAACCGCTCCGGGACAGCCCTCGGACGGTGCACGCCCTCGCCCTCGCCCTGGCCGAGACGCCCACGGTTGCCGATCCGGAGGCCAGGCGGGAGTTCTACCGCCTCCTCGCCCCCCGGATCCGCCGCAGCCTCCGCGTCGACCTCGCCCCCGGGCTCTTCGCCTCCCGGCTCGTCGGGGTGGCGCGGGACCACGGACTGCTGCACGAGGCGGTCGCCGCGCTCGACCTGCTGGAAGAGGGCAGTCCGCCGATGCGGCGGGTCTGGGAGGCGGCCGGACCGCTGCTGGACCGGGAATGA
- the metG gene encoding methionine--tRNA ligase: protein MSSKRHILTAVAWPYANGPRHIGHVSGFGVPSDVFARFQRMSGNDVLMVSGTDEHGTPIQVLADQEGMTARELADRYNRIIAEDLVALGLSYDLFTRTTTANHYAVAQELFTGLHRNGYIFGKTTKGAISPSTGRTLPDRYVEGTCPICGYDGARGDQCDNCGNQLDPIDLINPRSRINGETPEFVDTEHFMLDLPAFAEILGEWLKSKQGQWRPNVLKFSLNLLDELQPRAITRDLDWGVPIPLEGWRDQPNKRLYVWFDAVIGYLSASIEWARRTGDPEAWRRWWQNDEAESFYFMGKDNIVFHSEIWPAMLLGYSGRGARDGEPGSLGALNLPTEVVSSEFLTMEGRKFSSSRRVVIYVRDFLERYDADALRYYIIAAGPETQDTDFTWAEFVRRNNDELVAAWGNLVNRSISMAAKNIGHIPEAGELTDVDRAVLDTSKAAFATVGERLNRSQFKAALQEAMRTVAEANKYISDQAPWKLKKTDPERMATVLHVALQLVSDAKTLLTPFLPASSNRVHEMLGGQGTWTGMPRLEEVTDAIGGEEGVSTYPVITGDYADNEARWESVPIVPGTPLKPPTPLFRKLDQSVVDEELARLEEAAG, encoded by the coding sequence ATGTCGTCGAAACGCCACATTCTGACTGCGGTGGCCTGGCCCTACGCCAACGGCCCCCGCCACATCGGGCATGTTTCCGGGTTCGGGGTCCCCTCCGACGTCTTCGCGCGCTTCCAGCGAATGTCCGGCAACGACGTGCTCATGGTCAGTGGCACCGACGAACACGGAACGCCGATCCAGGTGCTGGCCGACCAGGAGGGCATGACCGCCCGCGAGCTGGCCGACCGCTACAACCGGATCATCGCCGAGGACCTCGTCGCGCTCGGACTGTCCTACGACCTGTTCACCCGCACCACGACCGCCAACCACTACGCGGTGGCGCAGGAGCTGTTCACCGGTCTGCACCGCAACGGCTACATCTTCGGCAAGACCACCAAGGGCGCGATCTCGCCGTCCACGGGCCGTACGCTGCCCGACCGCTACGTCGAGGGCACCTGCCCCATCTGCGGCTACGACGGCGCGCGCGGGGACCAGTGCGACAACTGCGGCAACCAGCTCGACCCGATCGACCTGATCAACCCGAGGTCCAGGATCAACGGCGAGACGCCGGAGTTCGTCGACACCGAGCACTTCATGCTGGACCTGCCCGCCTTCGCCGAGATCCTCGGCGAGTGGCTGAAGAGCAAGCAGGGCCAGTGGCGGCCCAACGTCCTGAAGTTCTCGCTGAACCTGCTCGACGAACTGCAGCCCAGGGCGATCACCCGCGACCTCGACTGGGGCGTGCCGATTCCGCTGGAGGGGTGGCGCGACCAGCCCAACAAGCGCCTCTACGTCTGGTTCGACGCGGTCATCGGATACCTGTCCGCCTCCATCGAGTGGGCCAGGCGCACCGGCGACCCCGAGGCGTGGCGCAGGTGGTGGCAGAACGACGAGGCCGAGTCCTTCTACTTCATGGGCAAGGACAACATCGTCTTCCACTCCGAGATCTGGCCCGCCATGCTGCTCGGCTACAGCGGCAGGGGAGCCAGGGACGGCGAGCCCGGGTCGCTGGGCGCGCTGAACCTGCCCACCGAGGTGGTCTCCAGCGAGTTCCTGACGATGGAGGGCCGCAAGTTCTCCTCGTCGCGCCGCGTCGTCATCTACGTGCGCGACTTCCTGGAGCGCTACGACGCCGACGCGCTGCGCTACTACATCATCGCGGCCGGACCCGAGACCCAGGACACCGACTTCACCTGGGCCGAGTTCGTGCGCCGCAACAACGACGAACTCGTGGCGGCCTGGGGCAACCTGGTCAACCGGTCCATCTCGATGGCGGCCAAGAACATCGGCCACATCCCCGAGGCGGGCGAGCTCACCGACGTCGACCGCGCGGTGCTGGACACCTCGAAGGCGGCGTTCGCGACCGTGGGCGAGCGGCTGAACCGGTCGCAGTTCAAGGCCGCCCTCCAGGAGGCCATGCGCACGGTCGCCGAGGCCAACAAGTACATCTCCGACCAGGCGCCCTGGAAGCTGAAGAAGACCGACCCGGAGCGGATGGCGACCGTCCTGCACGTCGCCCTCCAACTGGTGAGCGACGCCAAGACGCTGCTCACCCCGTTCCTGCCCGCCTCGTCGAACAGGGTCCACGAGATGCTCGGCGGCCAGGGCACGTGGACGGGCATGCCGCGCCTGGAGGAGGTCACCGACGCGATCGGCGGCGAGGAGGGCGTGTCCACCTATCCGGTGATCACCGGCGACTACGCCGACAACGAGGCGCGCTGGGAGTCGGTGCCGATCGTGCCCGGCACCCCGCTGAAGCCGCCGACGCCGCTGTTCCGCAAGCTCGACCAGTCCGTGGTCGACGAGGAGCTGGCCCGACTGGAGGAGGCGGCCGGATAG
- a CDS encoding DUF397 domain-containing protein, with the protein MTNAESSRPLQDAVLPPTSWRKSSYSGGTGGSCVEVATAPDVSAVRDTRHRHLGYLEFPIAEWAAFLTAARREAL; encoded by the coding sequence ATGACCAACGCCGAGTCTTCCAGACCTCTCCAAGACGCGGTTCTCCCTCCCACCTCATGGCGAAAGAGTTCCTACAGCGGCGGAACCGGCGGCTCCTGTGTGGAGGTCGCCACCGCTCCCGACGTCTCGGCCGTCCGCGACACCCGGCACCGGCACCTGGGGTATCTGGAGTTCCCCATCGCCGAGTGGGCCGCCTTCCTCACCGCCGCCAGGCGCGAAGCCCTCTGA
- a CDS encoding Scr1 family TA system antitoxin-like transcriptional regulator: MVGGGRAVGRFTLLTLPEHTAPGLVYIEYSYGSLYLDRKDDLKRYSWMFEQLHADALAPSATSSLIRQVMKELS, encoded by the coding sequence GTGGTCGGTGGTGGCCGGGCCGTCGGCCGGTTCACGCTGCTCACGCTCCCCGAGCACACCGCACCCGGCCTCGTCTACATCGAATACAGCTACGGTAGCCTCTACCTTGATCGCAAAGACGACCTCAAGCGCTACTCCTGGATGTTCGAGCAGCTTCACGCCGACGCTTTGGCCCCCAGCGCGACCTCGTCTCTCATCCGGCAGGTGATGAAGGAACTCTCATGA
- a CDS encoding CaiB/BaiF CoA transferase family protein: protein MGPLNGIRVVEFAGIGPGPMAAMLLSDLGADVVRVDRPGSPALAPGARRPQMSAGRPTLEADLKSPEGIGSVRAVVAAADVLLEGFRPGVMERLGLGPEECLAANPRLVYARMTGWGQDGPLARRAGHDMNYISLNGALHSVGRRGQAPVPPVNLLGDFGGGSMFAVTGILAALVERGRSGRGQVVDAAMVDGSALLMSMMYEDRAQGLWSDERGANYLDTGAPFYDVYECADGRHLAVACLEPQFYAVFLERTGLDAAGLPEQWNASGWPVLRERFAAVLRTRTRDEWAEVFADTDACVSPVLSMAEAADHPHVRARGSVVRDGDVVYPGPAPRFSRTPGRNTRAPGTAAPDLAETLKEWGVDL from the coding sequence ATGGGACCGCTCAACGGGATCCGCGTCGTGGAGTTCGCCGGGATCGGGCCGGGGCCGATGGCGGCCATGCTGCTGTCCGACCTGGGGGCCGATGTCGTCCGGGTGGACCGCCCCGGCTCTCCCGCGCTCGCCCCGGGGGCGCGGCGGCCGCAGATGAGCGCGGGACGCCCGACCCTGGAGGCCGACCTGAAGTCACCGGAGGGGATCGGCTCGGTGCGTGCCGTGGTCGCCGCCGCCGACGTCCTGCTGGAGGGGTTCCGGCCCGGGGTGATGGAACGGCTCGGACTGGGGCCCGAGGAGTGCCTGGCGGCCAACCCGCGGCTGGTGTACGCCCGGATGACCGGCTGGGGCCAGGACGGGCCGCTGGCCCGGCGGGCCGGGCACGACATGAACTACATCTCCCTGAACGGGGCGCTGCACAGCGTGGGCCGCCGGGGGCAGGCCCCCGTTCCGCCGGTCAACCTGCTCGGCGACTTCGGCGGCGGAAGCATGTTCGCGGTCACCGGCATCCTCGCCGCCCTGGTGGAGCGCGGCCGGTCGGGACGGGGCCAGGTGGTGGACGCGGCCATGGTGGACGGCAGCGCCCTGCTGATGTCGATGATGTACGAGGACCGCGCCCAGGGGCTGTGGAGTGACGAGCGCGGCGCCAACTACCTGGACACGGGCGCGCCGTTCTACGACGTCTACGAGTGCGCCGACGGCCGCCACCTGGCGGTGGCCTGTCTGGAGCCGCAGTTCTACGCGGTGTTTCTGGAGCGGACCGGTCTGGACGCGGCCGGACTGCCCGAGCAGTGGAACGCCTCGGGCTGGCCGGTGCTGCGGGAGCGCTTCGCCGCCGTACTGCGCACGCGGACCCGCGACGAGTGGGCGGAGGTCTTCGCCGACACCGACGCGTGCGTGTCGCCCGTACTGAGCATGGCCGAGGCCGCCGACCACCCGCACGTCAGGGCGCGCGGGTCGGTCGTGCGCGACGGCGACGTCGTCTACCCGGGCCCCGCGCCGCGGTTCAGCCGCACCCCCGGCCGGAACACGCGCGCCCCCGGCACGGCGGCGCCCGACCTGGCGGAGACCCTGAAGGAGTGGGGCGTGGACCTCTGA